DNA from Daucus carota subsp. sativus chromosome 1, DH1 v3.0, whole genome shotgun sequence:
CTCGGAAAAACGAATCCAATGATATATTGCACGCCCAAAACGGAGTTACGGAACTCCCAGAAAATCAGATTTAATGGAGACACgcgaaaagaagaaaataataataataataataataataaataactcAGCGCGCACGTGCAGCGCACGCGCCTGCTGTCGCGTGACGCGCGCGTGCAGCGCACGCGCCAGCAGGTCGCGTGGCACGCTGCCGCGCAGGCGCCCCCCCCCCTTTTCTCTTTCTTTCCGCGTCTGCCTCCCAATTAGGGGTGTTAACGAAACGAATTCGAAACGAATACtatagtttttgtatttgtattcggtttaaatatacatattcggATTTGTATTCGTTTATCATCCGAATAGTTATTTGTATTCGTATTCGTATTCGGTTAAGTTCACGAACTATTCATATTCGTTTAAGGCActcatttaaaagaaaataattaaactgCTGACACGTGACAAAAGTTATAAACTCCCATACTTCACCAATTCAAGCAAACTATAAAAAGTACTAATAATACAGACTACAGTCATTcaactcaaataatataaaattcaaattactgATTGAACAAACATGGATAAACCAGAAGGTGTGacattttgtttctgatttgTCGGTCTGTGGCTATAACTAGAAGAGCTCCCCTTACCAGTACataatcttattaaataaaaatataatatttttctatataatataaaataatatatatatatatatatataatttaatttccgaATAATTAAACGAATAGCGAATACGAATATTTATCTATTCGAATTTGTATTCGTTAACAaaccgaatattttttaagatttgaattcgtatttgtatttgttaacaAACGAATACGAATAATGTTAAACGAATTCGaataccgaatatttcattaaatattcgttTCGTTAACAGCCCTACTCCCAATTACCCAAAAAGAGCCCCCTTTCCATTACTCCCCAATTAATAACTTTTATTAATTCTAattctatattaattttattattaataaattaattaacaattaattaataaattaataaaaaatcagaATAATAAATTAGGCAGTACCAGAATAACACCAAATCAGCCAGGAGATCTTGTGcaaattttaatcatatttattcACATGTATgattatttaatgaattttatttaaaacaacttTCAAAAATTCATAGCAAATAATCTATACAtcagaaaattatgaaaaaaatacctGGACGATCTACAACACTTGTAGAATTCAGATCAGTGGTCAAAATCTCATGCAaaatttatttcgaattaattcataattaaatctaaataaacttgcaaaaatcataataaatccATACATGCataaaaaattctgaaatttttatatgaatctCTATATGCAAGAACctagctctgatgccattgaagGAATTTACGGAAGAGCGGAAGCATGGTATAACAATTTTCTTACCGTAAAACAAGAATCGCGCATATAGAAAgacatataaattatacataCGATTCATGAAAAAGATTTAGAATCGAATTCTAACCTTTAAAAGCGatccaaggaagacaaagagAGGTCCTAGCAGTTGCTTCTCAATGCGTGAAGCACTCTACCGGTATCCACCAAGATTGATCCTTTGATGAAGCttttataaagatggagctcttctacttttgagagagagagagatgaagaagaagagggaGGCTACTAGGTTTTCACAAAACACAAGTTGTGTCTAAAGCcttctcatctctttctttatatagGGCTCTCCTAGGTTTTACCCaattaatatatcaatatatattaatatataaatcccacactttatcttataaaatgtttaaataataattaaaactattttaattattattattttctaaactcttTAGAAAATAACTTGCTCTCtcaaaaaatcccttcatcaataaattaatctttttatggtgtgaccctgtaggttcaatattatgccggtagtagaaataaataataataaactttttattaattatttatatgaattctaaaattcactaaatataattaactgattaattatatttattctacatcGTGAGTGATGCTTCTCAACATATCGCGACTATCCGGATAATATGAATTCACTGCTTAGAATACCAAGAACCTGTCAGTGACTAGTTACCGTACAATTAATTCCTTCTACCCTTACAATATCCCGATTAAATACAAGGCATGGATCTCGTGTCAagcctatcaaatttaatcatatgatttcttaTTCATAATGCGAAGTTcatattaatgcaaattagaaactcctttctaatttcatacactctggccagagattctagaacttgcatagaaagaataacataggataTTCTCTTCCTATACTGGAAGGGGTAGATCCTCTATTGAACGTTAACTATCTCTATACATAAATCCCTATGCCCAAAATAGTCCTAATGGATGTCCTTGAGACTAAGGACTAAACCAAAACAcagttctttatatataagataactttaacgatctcaagtcttaggacacttgtacaactatcactcagtgaataactattgacacgtgagtaaactccattagttattcaacttatcgagtcatgttcagtgaacttattctctaataagcacctacatactggctatagtgtcaccacacaaatgcctatgagaacagacatcctcctcaaggaagcaagcacagtatgtaccaatctttgcggatttactaacttccaattagttatcctatgatcaggaactgtttaagtccggagttatcatcttctagatctcactattataatctcattataattctagaagctttactccaaactatggaacatcttatttaaaacactttaaatagaCAAAGCCCATAATAAAATCACAAcaagtcttttattaatatcaaTGAAATCAAATAAGAATACAAGAAAGTTCTTCCTAATTCATCATacatgattggatttaggacaaACACTTTCACGACCCACCTTATAAATGCTATGTGGGATACAAGTTTTCTTCAAGAAAACTTACACACACCTATTTCCAAGTAAGTATTTTCAactcaaattatttatgaatttcactaaaaaaatatcttaaatcgaaacatgaaagtttaagtacTCATAGCAGAGAACAACTTCCAACAATTAGTTTTCGAAAATTACATTAAGaacatattaataatatgtCTCAAACTTTCCATATTCTAACACGACTAATAACCGGGACAATGATGTTAATGATTCTTAAAGTTGAACGATAATAAcattaatcaataataatttCTAAGATTacttataattgataaattatatataaattttaaaattaaaatatatttatgattaaattagaaaaaatgtgCAAGTTCACTCTAATACCACAACATAAATGTGGAATTTATATGACTTGACTATTGTcatgaataattgaatatatttgCACCTTAACTTCATTAAAATttgttgtttatatatatacatacatacatatatataatatatacacatataatatatataatatttgtgatACGTTGATGTTAGAATAGTatatttagtaaaatataattttagaacCACTAAACTActaatatttgattataatatttattaacatGAAGCGAAAACTTAGATATCTAGTTGagtaatttcatatatattgatatattcatatattaaagaatgtatgataaattaaaaataagtatagatccattaatttaattatttcaatattaacaatataatataaaaaggtGTGCTCGTAAGTAAATATCCAATACATCCATGCACATATTTTTTTCCGGTATGTAGATgtaattagagattattttaaatttaatatgagCCCATTTATGAATAGTATTACACTTGTAAAGAAATCTATTACACTAACTAGCTAGATATaattaaacattttaaaaaaagagTCTCAAACAATTATTATTTCGAGAATCATCCTTCTTCAATTTTAATTGGCACCTCCGGATAAAAATGGGGTCGAACTAACAAGTGCAATAGAAAAATAAGGGACAAAATGTTATAAAGATAATTTTCTTACACAAATAGTTTCATgagaaaaaataaatgtaatGGATAATCACGGGGAGCCAACGAAAAATGAAGAATGAGCTCATTGCCAGTTGTCTCAACTTGGAGGATAAGTGAACAAACAGTGTGGAACAAGAATCCTCATTTTTAACTTagcgaaaaaaaaaaatcctcatTTCCGCACTAGGGCTTGTTTGGTAAATTTCGTAAACAACATTTCCCGAAATCTCTACTATAAATTCAGATCCCTCCACCTCATTCCTTTGTACTTGCACAAACTAAACCCAAACCCACAGTTACATACAGCCTTTCATATCTATACACACATGGGGAGAAGCAACCTAGTTAACGCCACCACTCCGGCATCACCGTCGGCCGGCGGCCACCACGTAAATATGAATTCTCCGATTCCATATTTATTCGGCGGTTTGGGCTTAATGCTGGCGCTAATCGCGATGGCTTTACTGATCTTAGCTTGCTCATACAGAAAATACTCCGACCGGTCTGCTCAAAACACTTCCGACGAGGAAAAACCGGCTAAACCGGTGATTTTATTGCAGCCCGAAATGGAGCCGAAGATTAATCTTGTCATCATGGCCGGAGACGAGAAGCCTCGATACTTAGCCATGCCTGTCTCTTCTACAAACCATTCTCATCAACACCTTCAAGCTTAATacccacatacatatatatagaaatgTCTCTCTTTTAGATTTGGGTGTTGGTGTTCTTCTTGGCCCAACAAAATTTTGTACTCCAGGTTTGAATGTGTTACGATCAAACGGCAGAATGTAAATCAATGAGCttaattttcaatattaatGTTTTACTAGCTAGATATTCAATTATACTACTAGCTTGTTCTCCACGCTTGAAATCTGGTTATTTGCTTGGTATACTGAGTCATTTAAGGTTACGTAGCATATctattgttattttatataGAAGTTTAATTAATTCAACTTCGTTTATAGCTAGACTTATTGCAGTATTACAGCTTGATAAGTAATGATGTGATAAGTAGTTACTTGTAGTGATAAAACCGAGTTAGTTACGATAAGAGCACTAGCCTATAACAGAATGCTGTTGTGTATGGCTCTATATAAACGACTGTACCACCATCCTCTACTCACTTTTGCCATTATGTAAATACACaatttcttgttcttgttcaagCATCAGAGTAATAGCACTTTCTTGCACTGTGTTTTCACCATTTGTATGAATCTTAAGATGGTATCAGAGCTTCCGCAATCTCTACAGATGATGATTTCACGGTGAATTCTCTTCGATCTCTCTCGTTGCTTGATTTCTCTGTCTCGATTACTTGTAAATGTTCTTGATCTCTCTCGATTTTACAGTTCTTGATCTTTTAGTGATTGTCATAACTAGTTTCACAATGATGTTCAATGTCATCTCTTCTTCGATCTCATCTATCTTATGCTAATGCTCTGTGTGCTTCTCCGCATAACACTATGACTCACAACACTCGATCTGCCACTGGTAATACACCTCCTGTTAACACTGATCCTAATTCGATTGAACACAATACACATCCGCTTTTTCTGCACAATAATGATCAACCTGGTATGGTTTTGATCTCTAAGAAGTTAGTTGGATCCGAGAACTATGCGTCTTGGAAACGATCTATGAAAATCGCATTGTCTTGTAAGAATAAACTAGTAATTGTTACTGGTGAATATGTTGCTCCAATTGATACTTCTCCCTTGTATCCACACTGGAAACGTGTTAATGATATGGTTATCACCTGGATCTTGAACACTGTATCTGATGACATCAGCAATAGTATGAACTATATGGATGATGCATTCAGTGTTTGGTATGAATTGAATGAAAGATTCTCTGCTGTTAGTGGTCACAAGATTTATGAAACTCAGAAAGATTTATTCAAATTGGAACAAGGAAATGACTCTGTTGAGTTATACTTTCACAAACTCAAAGGCGGATGGGATGAATTGACTGCTCTTGAACCAGCTATCAAATGCAGTTGTGGTGCTAATAAAGAATGGGAAAATCGGACTGAGAAAAGGAGACTTGTTCAGTTTCTTATGGGACTACATACTAGCTATACTGCTGCAAGAGGCCACATCCTCATGATGACTCCTTGGCCAACTGTTAGTCAGGCTTACATGTTAATCaaacaagaagaaaaacaaagacAACACCAGCCTTCTTCCACAAATTCTATTGCTCTACTGGCAAATGCTCCAAAATATGCTGGAAATTCCAATAAGTCCAGTGACAAAGGATCTTCTGCTGTTGAATGTTCTCATTGTCATATAAAAGGGCATACCAAGGATAAGTGCTACAAACTTGTTGGATATCCTTTGGATCATCCATTTCATCCAAACAACAAAGGGAAAAGAAAGACTTATCCAAACAATAAATCTCAACAATCTGCCAAAGTTGAACAAGCTATGATGGTCAGTAATGATGCTGTTTCAGATCCATTGGTCTTAAACCAGCACCAAATCCAATCTCAAATGGAGGCTCTCCAATCTCAGCTTGCCACCCTGATGCAATGCATGTCTAAGGATAAAGCATCATCTGTTCTACCTTCTCCTATAGCAGGTACAACATTTGCTTTACACTCTGCAATTACCATTCCTCAGCATGTTTGGATTTTAGACACAGGAGCTACCAATCATATGTGCTGCAATATTGATTTCATGCATGATATCACTGCTCTTACACCTTCCTTATCTGTAAATTTTCCAAATGGACAGACCATATCAGTTACTCACATTGGTTCAGTCACTTTACATCCTATCAACATCATTCTTTCTGATGTTCTTTTCATACCATCATTCTCTTTTAACTTGTTATCCATTAGCAAGTTATCATCTCAATTACATGCTCAAGTATATTTTTCTCCTACTACCTGTTATATGCAGGACCAAGCCAAGAAGAAGGCATTGGTTCTTGGTAATATCTCAGGTGGTTTGTATCAACTCATAAACACTCCTCCATCTACTCCAGTCACTCCTTCTGTGTGTCATGCTTCCACTCATTCCTCTCAAACACTATGGCATCAAAGACTAGGACACATCCCTTCTCAAGTGTTGCTCAAGATACCTACATTAGGTCTCACACATTCTTCTGTTGAAAATTGTAATGTTTGTCCTTTGGCAAAACAGTGCAAATTACCATTTTCCTTAAGTCAAAGTCAGGCTGTTAAACCTTTTGACTTAATTCATTGTGATATATGGGGTCCTTATAAGATTCCCACTTGTGAAGGATGTAAATTTTTCCTTACAATTGTTGATGACTTCTCTAGAGCTGTTTGGACTATTTTCATTCCTACAAAACATCATGCTATTCAATCTATTAAAGATTTCTTTGCATATGTTTTCAAGCAATTCAACACATCTGTCAAATGCATTAGGACAGATAATGGTGGTGAATTTTTCAATAATGATTTGAATGAGTTCTTTAGAACTAATGGTACTCTACATCAAAGTTCATGTCCTTATACTCCCCAACAAAATGGGAGAGTTGAAAGGAAACACAGAAACTTGCTAGAAATGACTAGAGCATtgaaatttcagtcaaatttaCCTACTTCTCTCTGGGGTGAATGCTTGCTAACCTCCACTTACCTGATTAACAGAATACCTCATtctgttttaaatttcaaaacaccatatgaaaaattgtttgaaacTCCACCTTCTTATGACAACCTTAAAGTTTTTGGTTGTCAAGCTTTTATGTCAGTTCACTCTTCTGACAAACTAGCTCCAAGGGCTATTGCTACTGTTTTTGTTGGATATCCAATGAATACAAAAGGGTACAAATTATATGACCCTGTAACTAAACTTTTTCACACATCTAGACATGTGTCTTTCAAGGAAGATGTATTTCCATTCAAACAATGTATCTCTCCTCATTCTGTTCCTTTTAATCCACATTTTTCTGTTAATGATACATCTGATAGTCCTCTGGACTATTTTCCTCCTTCCACTACTGGTACTAATAGTGAACCAGTTTCTTCTTCACAA
Protein-coding regions in this window:
- the LOC108198031 gene encoding protein GLUTAMINE DUMPER 2, with the translated sequence MGRSNLVNATTPASPSAGGHHVNMNSPIPYLFGGLGLMLALIAMALLILACSYRKYSDRSAQNTSDEEKPAKPVILLQPEMEPKINLVIMAGDEKPRYLAMPVSSTNHSHQHLQA